A genomic stretch from Setaria italica strain Yugu1 chromosome VII, Setaria_italica_v2.0, whole genome shotgun sequence includes:
- the LOC101753063 gene encoding cytochrome P450 77A4: protein MSMQQPTMEEAAASSLSLLQLAFTAAVATAALAAAVAVARYNRRYRGLRLPPGPPGWPVVGNLFQVAFSGKLFIHYIRDLRREYGPILTLRMGQRTLVIISGAEVAHEALVEKGAEFASRPRENTTRNIFSSNKFTVNSAVYGPEWRSLRRNMVSGMLSASRLREFGRARRRAMDRFVARMRAEAAASPDGASVWVLRNARFAVFCILLDMTFGLLDLDEEHIVRIDAVMKRVLLAVGVRMDDYLPFLRPFFWRHQRRALAVRAEQVVTLLPLINRRRAILREMQGSSPPPDPSVAAPFSYLDSLLDLRVEGRDGAPSDDELVTLCAELINGGTDTTATAIEWGMARIVDNPSIQARLHEEIARQVGDARPVDEKDTDAMPYLQAFVKELLRKHPPTYFSLTHAAVRPGSKLAGYDVPADANLDIFLPTISEDPKLWERPAEFDPERFLSGGEAADMTGSAGIRMIPFGAGRRICPGLAMGTTHIALMVARMVQAFEWRAHPSQPPPDFKDKVEFTVVMDRPLLAAVKPRSLAF, encoded by the coding sequence ATGTCCATGCAACAGCCGACGATGGAAGAAGCGGCGGCGTCGTCGCTCTCGCTCCTGCAGCTCGCCttcacggcggcggtggcgaccgccgcgctggccgccgccgtggccgtggcgagGTACAACCGGCGGTACAGGGGCCTGCGGCTGCCCCCCGGCCCGCCCGGGTGGCCCGTCGTCGGGAACCTCTTCCAGGTGGCCTTCTCCGGGAAGCTCTTCATCCACTACATCCGCGACCTGCGGCGGGAGTACGGGCCCATCCTGACGCTGCGCATGGGGCAGCGCACGCTGGTGATCATCAGCGGCGCCGAGGTCGCGCACGAGGCGCTCGTCGAGAAGGGCGCCGAGTTCGCCAGCCGGCCCCGGGAGAACACCACGCGCAACATCTTCTCCTCCAACAAGTTCACCGTCAACTCGGCGGTGTACGGGCCCGAGTGGCGGTCCCTGCGCCGGAACATGGTGTCCGGGATGCTGAGCGCGTCCCGGCTCAGGGAGTTCGGGCGCGCGAGGCGGCGCGCCATGGACCGGTTCGTGGCGCGGATGCGCGCCGAGGCCGCGGCGTCCCCGGACGGCGCGTCCGTTTGGGTGCTCCGGAACGCGCGCTTCGCGGTGTTCTGCATCCTCCTCGACATGACCTTCGGGCTGCTGGACCTCGACGAGGAGCACATCGTGCGCATCGACGCCGTCATGAAGCGCGTGCTGCTCGCCGTCGGCGTGCGCATGGACGACTACCTCCCGTTCCTCCGCCCCTTCTTCTGGCGGCACCAGCGCCGCGCCCTCGCCGTTCGCGCAGAGCAGGTCGTCACGCTGCTCCCGCTCATCAACCGGCGCCGCGCCATTCTCCGCGAGATGCAGggttcgtcgccgccgccggaccccaGCGTCGCCGCGCCCTTCTCGTACCTCGACTCCCTGCTTGACCTCCGCGTCGAGGGCCGCGACGGCGCGCCCAGCGACGACGAGCTGGTGACGCTCTGCGCGGAGCTCATAAACGGCGGGACCGACACCACGGCGACCGCGATCGAGTGGGGCATGGCGCGCATCGTGGACAACCCGTCCATCCAGGCCCGGCTCCACGAGGAGATCGCGCGGCAGGTCGGCGACGCGCGGCCCGTGGACGAAAAGGACACCGACGCCATGCCCTACCTGCAGGCGTTCGTGAAGGAGCTCCTCCGGAAGCACCCGCCCACGTACTTCTCGCTGACCCACGCCGCCGTGCGGCCGGGGAGCAAGCTCGCCGGGTACGACGTGCCGGCGGACGCGAACCTGGACATCTTCCTGCCGACCATCTCCGAGGACCCGAAGCTGTGGGAGCGGCCGGCGGAGTTCGACCCGGAGAGGTTCCTgtccggcggcgaggcggcggacaTGACGGGGTCGGCGGGGATCCGGATGATCCCGTTCGGGGCCGGGCGGAGGATCTGCCCCGGGCTGGCCATGGGGACGACGCACATCGCGCTGATGGTGGCCCGGATGGTGCAGGCGTTCGAGTGGCGCGCGCACccgtcgcagccgccgccggactTCAAGGACAAGGTGGAGTTCACGGTGGTCATGGACCggccgctgctcgccgccgtgaAGCCCCGGAGCCTCGCGTTCTGA